The Verrucomicrobiota bacterium genome segment CACGCTGCTTGCGGACACGAATCTCTTCCTCTGGGTTGACCTTGAGAAAGCCACCGAGGAGGAGATCAAGCTCGTGCTCGAGGACATCTTTCACTTCCACCCGCTCTCCATCGATGACTGCGTCTCGCTGAGCCCGTCGCCGAAGGTCGAGGAGTATTCGCCGAAGGATGAGGACAAGTTTTCGCCCTACGTGTTCATGGTGATCCACGCGGTGGACTACAGCCGCAAGGACGGCGTGTTCGCCACGAGCGAGCTGAACTTCTTCCTCGGGAAGAACTACCTCGTGACCTATCACGAGGTGCAATTGCGCAGCATCACGACCACCGAGGAAATGTGCTGCAAGAGCAACGTGCATGTCGCGCGCGCGCCGGACCGCGTCGCGCACACGCTGCTTGATGCGCTCGTCGAGAACTACAAGCCCGCCCTCGAGGAGCTCGCGCTCGAACTCGCCGATCTCGAGCATCAAGCCATCGAGCGCCCGAACAAGCGCACGCTGAACAAGATCCTCCAGGTGAAGAAGGAGGTGCTGCACCTGCGCCAGATCATCGGCCCGCAGCGCGAGGTGCTTTCACGCTT includes the following:
- the corA gene encoding magnesium/cobalt transporter CorA; protein product: MIRSFAFTTQGRLHSRDIETFLMPTLLADTNLFLWVDLEKATEEEIKLVLEDIFHFHPLSIDDCVSLSPSPKVEEYSPKDEDKFSPYVFMVIHAVDYSRKDGVFATSELNFFLGKNYLVTYHEVQLRSITTTEEMCCKSNVHVARAPDRVAHTLLDALVENYKPALEELALELADLEHQAIERPNKRTLNKILQVKKEVLHLRQIIGPQREVLSRFAHGEFKLIRPHMVPYFRDVYDALFHIGELAQNYTDALTGILQVYLNMASNQTSQVVKLLTLITVITTPMTLVGTWYGMNFKHMPEYDWHYGYATMAALTALSTLATYIYFKRKGWFS